From Sparus aurata chromosome 9, fSpaAur1.1, whole genome shotgun sequence, a single genomic window includes:
- the zic2a gene encoding zinc finger protein ZIC 2a, protein MLLDAGHQFPGLGVGSFARHHSASDMQERDLSLAQNSFVDSAHMGAFKLNHDLSPGQSSAFTTQAPGYPAAALGAHAAHVTSYASSPFNSTRDFLFRSRGFGESSPASGQHAIFGPTAGSLHHSHTDTQGHILFPGIHDQHGSHGSPNVLNGQMRLGLPGEVFGRSDQYHQVSSPRTDPYSAAQLHNQYGSMNMNMGMNMAAHHHPGAFFRYMRQQCIKQELICKWIDPEQLSNPKKCCNKTFSTMHELVTHVSVEHVGGPEQTNHVCFWEDCGRESKPFKAKYKLVNHIRVHTGEKPFPCPFPGCGKVFARSENLKIHKRTHTGEKPFQCEFEGCDRRFANSSDRKKHMHVHTSDKPYLCKMCDKSYTHPSSLRKHMKVHESSPPASDSSPAASSGYESSTPPGLVSPTTETQSNTTLSPASAVHNTTSHSGLSSNFSEWYV, encoded by the exons ATGCTACTGGATGCTGGTCACCAGTTCCCCGGACTGGGAGTGGGGTCGTTTGCCAGGCATCACTCGGCGAGCGACATGCAGGAGAGAGACTTGAGTTTGGCACAGAATAGCTTTGTAGACTCCGCACACATGGGTGCGTTTAAGCTGAACCATGATCTCTCTCCGGGACAGAGCTCTGCCTTCACCACCCAGGCGCCGGGCTACCCCGCTGCGGCGCTGGGGGCTCACGCTGCCCATGTCACGTCGTATGCGAGCTCTCCTTTCAACTCCACCAGGGACTTTCTCTTTCGCAGTCGAGGCTTCGGAGAATCCTCTCCGGCGAGCGGCCAACATGCTATTTTTGGCCCCACGGCGGGATCCCTCCAtcactcccacacagacactCAAGGCCACATTCTGTTCCCCGGGATCCACGACCAGCACGGGTCCCACGGATCCCCGAACGTCCTGAACGGCCAGATGAGGCTCGGACTACCCGGAGAAGTTTTCGGACGCTCCGACCAGTACCACCAGGTTTCCAGCCCGAGGACCGACCCGTACTCGGCGGCGCAGCTGCACAACCAGTACGGCTCCATGAATATGAACATGGGGATGAACATGgcagcccaccaccaccccggtGCCTTTTTCCGCTACATGAGGCAGCAGTGCATCAAGCAGGAGCTCATCTGCAAGTGGATCGACCCCGAGCAGCTCAGCAACCCCAAAAAGTGCTGCAACAAAACTTTTAGCACCATGCACGAGTTGGTCACGCACGTCTCCGTGGAGCACGTCGGCGGACCGGAGCAGACGAACCACGTCTGTTTCTGGGAGGACTGCGGCCGGGAGAGCAAACCGTTCAAGGCGAAATACAAACTGGTGAACCACATTCGGGTGCACACCGGGGAGAAGCCTTTTCCCTGCCCCTTCCCCGGCTGCGGAAAGGTCTTCGCACGGTCGGAAAACTTGAAGATACACAAGAGAACGCACACAG GAGAGAAGCCGTTCCAGTGTGAGTTTGAGGGCTGCGACAGAAGGTTTGCAAACAGCAGCGACCGAAAGAAACACATGCACGTCCACACGTCGGACAAGCCATATCTGTGCAAAATGTGCGACAAGTCCTACACACATCCCAGCTCTCTACGGAAACACATGAAG GTCCACGAATCGTCTCCACCAGCGTCAGACTCGTCACCAGCAGCCAGCTCTGGTTACGAATCCTCCACACCTCCAGGCCTGGTGTCTCCCACCACCGAGACCCAAAGCAACACCACCCTGTCCCCAGCCTCAGCTGTGCACAACACCACCAGCCACAGTGGCCTATCCTCCAATTTCAGTGAATGGTATGTTTAG
- the zic5 gene encoding zinc finger protein ZIC 5 — MEPPLSKRNPAIRLADLAATQPLPHQNMTGFPGLGGHHPLSHHAHLHPGELGNDPGVALTPFGPEHMAQTNALKLSPSQHIQSHPEAQTAASFTSAQTTVGFPVAHPHSGYSSSRDFILRRELSASAMHALGDQHSSASSPHHHGMFISPTGAYGHTESGAHSLFTGLHDQASPGAHHHALNGQMRLGIPGDIYGRPEHFGHRPEHYGPSSLHSYNSMNLNVNIASAPHGAAGAFLRYMRQPIKQELICKWIDQEQNQKKPCSKTYSTMHELVNHVTVEHVGGPEQSNHVCFWEECPREGKAFKAKYKLINHIRVHTGEKPFPCPFPGCGKVFARSENLKIHKRTHTGEKPFKCEFDGCDRKFANSSDRKKHSHVHTSDKPYYCKVRGCDKSYTHPSSLRKHMKVHCKSPPPPSTNVTYISSTNPLGDPLSPGSEPHRNRSANLSPQVTNLNEWYVCQGSGGPNHLHTPSSDVPTSDSDEEDSFRNSDPRTML, encoded by the exons ATGGAACCCCCTTTAAGCAAGAGGAATCCGGCGATAAGATTAGCGGATTTGGCAGCGACTCAACCCCTTCCTCATCAGAATATGACAGGCTTCCCGGGGCTAGGGGGGCATCACCCTCTCTCCCACCATGCCCACCTCCACCCTGGGGAGCTGGGCAACGACCCCGGAGTGGCACTCACTCCATTTGGACCAGAGCACATGGCACAGACAAATGCTCTCAAACTTAGCCCATCTCAGCACATTCAGAGCCATCCCGAAGCCCAGACCGCGGCATCTTTCACTTCTGCTCAGACCACAGTTGGTTTCCCCGTGGCTCACCCCCACTCAGGCTACTCAAGCAGCAGGGACTTCATCCTCAGGAGAGAACTCTCAGCCTCTGCTATGCATGCACTTGGCGACCAGCATAGTTCCGCCTCCTCCCCTCATCACCATGGCATGTTCATCTCCCCAACAGGTGCTTATGGGCACACGGAAAGTGGGGCCCATTCACTTTTCACTGGACTTCACGACCAGGCGTCCCCAGGTGCCCACCACCATGCCCTCAACGGGCAGATGCGCCTGGGTATACCGGGGGACATCTACGGCAGGCCAGAGCACTTCGGGCACAGGCCAGAGCACTATGGaccctcttctctccacagctACAACTCCATGAACCTCAATGTGAACATCGCTTCTGCTCCTCACGGAGCGGCGGGGGCGTTTTTAAGATACATGCGGCAGCCCATCAAGCAAGAGCTCATCTGCAAGTGGATTGACCAGGAGCAAAACCAGAAGAAGCCCTGCTCGAAAACTTACAGCACCATGCACGAGCTGGTCAACCACGTCACGGTGGAGCACGTCGGGGGACCGGAGCAGAGCAACCACGTCTGTTTTTGGGAGGAATGTCCGCGGGAAGGAAAGGCTTTCAAAGCGAAGTACAAACTGATAAATCACATCCGAGTTCATACGGGAGAGAAGCCCTTCCCGTGTCCCTTCCCGGGCTGTGGGAAAGTGTTCGCCCGGTCGGAGAATTTAAAGATTCACAAGAGGACTCACACAG GGGAGAAGCCTTTCAAGTGCGAGTTCGACGGCTGCGACCGGAAATTCGCCAACAGCAGCGACCGGAAGAAGCACTCTCACGTCCACACCAGCGACAAGCCTTACTACTGCAAGGTGCGCGGCTGCGACAAGTCCTACACGCACCCCAGCTCGCTGCGGAAGCACATGAAGGTGCACTGCAAGTCCCCGCCGCCCCCGTCCACCAACGTCACCTACATATCCTCCACGAACCCCCTCGGGGACCCTCTGTCGCCCGGCTCCGAGCCGCACAGGAACCGCTCCGCGAACCTCTCCCCTCAGGTCACGAACCTCAACGAGTGGTACGTGTGCCAGGGGAGCGGAGGGCCCAACCACCTGCACACCCCCTCCAGCGACGTGCCGACGTCGGATTCGGACGAGGAGGACTCTTTCAGAAACTCAGACCCGAGGACAATGCTCTGA